In Molothrus aeneus isolate 106 chromosome 4, BPBGC_Maene_1.0, whole genome shotgun sequence, the following are encoded in one genomic region:
- the LSM6 gene encoding U6 snRNA-associated Sm-like protein LSm6, translating into MSLRKQTPSDFLKQIIGRPVVVKLNSGVDYRGVLACLDGYMNIALEQTEEYVNGQLKNKYGDAFIRGNNVLYISTQKRRM; encoded by the exons ATGAGTCTACGGAAGCAAACCCCCAGTGACTTCCTAAAACAAATCATTGGAAGGCCAGTTGttgtaaaattaaattctggAGTTGATTATCGAG GTGTCCTGGCTTGCCTGGATGGATATATGAACATAGCTCTGGAGCAGACTGAGGAATATGTAAATGGACAGTTAAAGAACAAATATGGAGATGCATTTATCCGAGGAAATAATG TGTTGTACATAAGCACCCAGAAGAGGAGGATGTGA